The following proteins come from a genomic window of Natrinema saccharevitans:
- a CDS encoding tRNA pseudouridine(54/55) synthase Pus10: protein MITEDARALLSTGAVCDSCLGRPFADRSFGLTNAERGRALRTTIALEDDEDFEPTDPADCWVCEGYCGAFDAVAETIADALEGTEFATYQVGTRVPPLVEENERLLREDAGLEPDAGESMKREMNREVGRRVGATTGTEVDFDRPDVLAIVDLEGFDPLEALESDTVTSHAVDVQINPAFVYGRYRKLERDIPQTEWPCRECGGSGVQLGDDGEEPCDYCGGSGYMYDTSVEQVVRPHVVDAMEGDEGTFHGAGREDVDARMLEEGRPFVLEVKRPAVRDPDPAELEAEINDAADGAVEVDGLRLATYEMVERVKEHDASKRYRADVAFAEPVDEDAFETALAELEGTTVEQYTPERVDHRRAGLTRERTVYAIDGDLRSPTEAEVRLHGEGGLYVKELISSDGGRTVPSLAGLLETDAEVTALDVTGVEGETEPFEHEAYFLDEPRDGTETAAGDA from the coding sequence GCTAGAAGACGACGAGGACTTCGAGCCGACCGACCCGGCGGACTGCTGGGTCTGTGAGGGCTACTGCGGCGCGTTCGACGCCGTCGCCGAGACGATCGCCGACGCCCTCGAGGGAACCGAGTTCGCCACCTACCAGGTCGGGACCCGCGTCCCGCCGCTGGTCGAGGAGAACGAACGCCTGCTCCGGGAGGACGCCGGCCTCGAGCCCGACGCCGGCGAGTCGATGAAACGCGAGATGAACCGCGAAGTCGGCCGGCGCGTCGGCGCGACGACCGGCACAGAGGTCGACTTCGACCGCCCGGACGTCCTCGCGATCGTCGATCTCGAGGGGTTCGACCCGCTCGAAGCGCTCGAGTCGGACACCGTCACGAGCCACGCGGTCGACGTCCAGATCAACCCCGCGTTCGTCTACGGCCGCTACCGCAAGCTCGAGCGGGACATCCCCCAGACCGAGTGGCCCTGCCGGGAGTGTGGCGGCAGCGGCGTCCAGCTGGGCGACGACGGCGAGGAGCCCTGTGACTACTGCGGCGGCTCGGGCTACATGTACGACACCAGCGTCGAACAGGTCGTCCGTCCCCACGTCGTCGACGCCATGGAGGGCGACGAGGGCACCTTCCACGGCGCGGGACGGGAAGACGTCGACGCCCGCATGCTCGAGGAGGGTCGGCCGTTCGTCCTCGAGGTGAAACGCCCCGCGGTGCGCGACCCCGACCCGGCCGAACTCGAGGCCGAGATCAACGACGCCGCCGACGGCGCGGTCGAGGTCGACGGCCTGCGGCTGGCGACCTACGAGATGGTCGAGCGCGTCAAGGAACACGACGCGAGCAAGCGCTACCGCGCCGACGTCGCGTTCGCCGAGCCGGTCGACGAGGACGCCTTCGAGACCGCCCTCGCCGAACTCGAGGGGACGACCGTCGAGCAGTACACGCCCGAGCGGGTCGACCACCGCCGGGCGGGGCTGACCCGCGAGCGGACCGTCTACGCCATCGACGGCGACCTGCGATCCCCGACCGAGGCGGAGGTGCGACTCCACGGCGAGGGCGGGCTCTACGTGAAGGAACTGATCAGCAGCGACGGCGGCCGGACCGTGCCCAGCCTCGCGGGCCTGCTCGAGACCGACGCCGAGGTGACGGCGCTTGACGTGACCGGCGTCGAAGGGGAAACCGAACCGTTCGAGCACGAGGCGTACTTCCTGGACGAGCCGCGCGACGGCACCGAGACGGCGGCGGGAGACGCCTGA
- a CDS encoding ribbon-helix-helix protein, CopG family: MQSDSEGIEVDAPDRLLERADVLATALGTSRSELLVAALRDYVENAREGPLEGEVAAAYYDDEITFEELTALVGTRRAADFRLLKGQLESASVDGVPER; this comes from the coding sequence GTGCAATCCGACAGCGAGGGAATCGAGGTCGACGCGCCCGACCGGCTCCTCGAGCGGGCCGACGTTCTCGCGACCGCGCTCGGGACGAGCCGGTCCGAACTGCTCGTCGCCGCGCTTCGGGACTACGTAGAGAACGCGCGGGAGGGGCCGCTCGAAGGGGAGGTCGCCGCGGCCTACTACGACGACGAGATCACGTTCGAGGAACTGACCGCTCTGGTCGGAACGCGGCGCGCGGCCGACTTCCGGCTCCTCAAGGGACAACTCGAGTCGGCGTCCGTCGACGGCGTCCCCGAACGCTAA